The Acropora muricata isolate sample 2 chromosome 7, ASM3666990v1, whole genome shotgun sequence genomic interval tttattcatttggGCTTATTAATTTCGAGTCACAAATTCAAGCGATAAGTTGTTTCCATACTTACACAATTAATCGCAGTGTCGTTTCTGCGGCacaaaatttgccaaaattcTACCCGACGGCAATTGCAACTGAAGAACAACAGCTGGACAGCTTAACTTACGATAGATTAGAAACTAAAGCTATCTTTGCCTTCTTAGCTGGTCCAATGGCTCATGGTCAAGCCACGGTTGTTCATTGCTGAATGGATCATCGCTCgagaaaacaatttgcactTGTAATCATCTCACCAGCTTTGCTGTTTTAATGCAGTTCAATTCCCCACAGAAGGTACAAACTTCCCTGAGTTCACTTTCGTTCTTGGTCAAATTTGCCACAGTTCTAAAATTTTGATCGATTCAGATGGACAACTTCTGTTGACTGACTTACCAACCGACGACCGACCGTTCGACCGACGGACGTCCGACCGACCGACTATCAATCACTTGTGGCTGGCTGGAGGAATCCCTGGCTAGTTGGCTGATGCATCGACCTAACCGCCTGACTCAATGATGTACCAATTCAAATTTCCTAGgcttaagattctttgtgtattgCATTTGCATTACAATGTGGCATTcccatttaaatgatatggaaattcctgaaacaagaCGCTTTATTCcgaaagggtttgaattgggaacaacactgagttagcgaTTTGGTCAGTTGACAGTAGACAACTTAAGTTTTTATTTACATAAAAGTGAAATCACTTTTAGTTCCAACAAAACTGATATTGCCACACTCTAATCGTCGGTTTTGTTTAATTAGCCCATTTCAAGTGAAGACAAGGTTGCCTTATCAGTTATAACATACGTGGGATGCCTGTTGTCCATGATGGGAGAACTCCTCGTCATCCTGGTTTATATTGTATTTATGTGAGTATTAACTCGTAATTTACGCCTACCCTCAATTTCAACTTGTAGCCCACAGTTAAACATTATCAGCTATTATGGGGCCTTCAAGCCCTAGTTGTAAGCCAACTGAGCATTCAGTAGAAAATAGATATGGTGTAGCTAGGTTATCGGTGTAAACGTCTATAGCAATATGACCTTATAGGTATGTAGAATAGAACAACATGGGAACTTGAAACATGTTGTGTGTTTGTTCACGAGTAATATAGTCGCTTTGCATTGGAGTAGACATTATACACTGGCATGATAACTCAATTGGCTTAACAGCGGTTAATATTCTCTGGATATTTATTAGTGTATTTCAGTCCTAGGGCTATGTTCATGGACAACTGAGGGAGCGAATGCAGAGAGACAGTCTGTGCTTACAGTTGACGCTTACATTTTTAGTTGCATGAACAATAGCTGCAGTCATAAACTTGAAAAGAACTTAGGTTTTTGAAATAACAGCCTTCTGTTCTCTGTTCTTTTTAGCGAATCGGAATGTTTGATAGCTTGCAGTCGAAACCGACAAAAGTGATTAATTTTGAGCAGTAGTGGCTACAGTTTTTGACACCCAAAGCATAATAAAAAGCACGCGACTTCAGAGATAATGGGCATTTGGGTTGTTACTTGTACAGGAAATTCAAAGCCGAAGGAATACAGATTCGACTCAATTTGGTCACAGCACTGTTTTGCGCGCAGCTGGTCTTTATTACAGGAATCAATGCAACTCACAACAAGGTTGGTTAGCTAATTTAAAGTCTCTGTATGGCGTTTCCAAAAATTTTGCGCGATCCTTTTGAGTCGACAATTCTTTGGTTGGCAGTTACTTTCGTGCCATATTCTCCGTCCATTACGGTAAAAACCACGCCCGATTCAGACTTGCACATTCACGTTTTGCGGCGATAAGCGACGGTCCAATGCATCTCAGTGTCTCtcagtgattggcttatttGATTGTCTTTGTCTCCTGTGATTGGCCAAAGCTGTCTCTAGGAACTTGTTTAGCGAATTGCCATTGCTTCATTTGCACATTAGATGCCAAAACACGCTCATGcattaataatttcttttttagtgAATACTGGGATTTCAGTCACAGTCTAGTATCGAATTGCATATCGAATTGAGCATTTTGATGATTTCTGTGTTCATTACCATCTTTGTATTGTAATACGTTGGCCTGGCTAAGTCACTGACTTGGAAAAAAggaacttattattattattttcgttTTCTCCTAGTCAACTTGTGTGTCAGTGGCTGTGTTACTTCATTATCTCTTCCTGGCATCTTTTCTCTGGATGCTTCTGGAAGGAGTTTATCTCTACGTCTTGATAGTTGAAGTTTTTAGCACAATTAAAGTCTGGTATCTTTATGTGTTTGCATGGGGTAAGTTTTCAAGCGAGAAATCGTTACATCTAACAGTTTTGACCAAAGATTATACTATTTAAAATTTAATCGCTTGTCTTAGTGGAaacagaaaaaaggaaaacaagtcTAAAACCCCGGATCCATAATTGGTTTTGTCGATACACTGACAGAGGCAAGCTCATTCCCTTTGAGTTTTATTCATCCCAGCCTAAAAGCCAAGGGTGAGGTCCTCGGAACAAAAGTATGAGAGAGGGAGTGGAGCGATATGTGGGTAAGTCCTTTGGATAAGGTAAAACCTGGATGACGTAACCTCTTTACCAGTACCTTTTCTTCCTCTTTGGTTTCATTTAGGTTAACCATTAGAtatcaaaattgaaaaacaagtaattgACAAGCGCCAAAGCTATTTCCCTTTTGAGGTGCCCTGGGGTTACATTGGAACGTGCGACGTCATACACCTGGGGAGAGGGAGATCGCCCTTCATGGAGATGGCTATTACGAAGTTTCTGGGACGAGATGCGTTTCGTACCTATTAGCAGCTTATTTAGATATATATTGTCCACATCTTTTCGCTATTGTCTCCATAGGTTCCCCTATTATACCAGTGGTGATTTCACTCGGAATAAGTTCAAAAGATGGAGGAGTCTTGCAAAATTACACTAACCCAAATTTGTAAGTAGTTTGAATTGTAAGTGCCCAAGCCTTCTCAGAAAGACACGATAGAATCAAAATTTCCAGAGAAATGGCCACTAACAAGGAAAACTGGATAGgctaaaattctttttttttttatgttctttGAGAAGGGAGTCAGTTTCCATCCCAATTAAGTTGCAATTGCTGGATTTGTTTTCCAGGTCCTAAGTCGATCGATCGATAACAACCTCTATACACCCTTGCCAATTAGGTTTATGTACTGTGGtcagtttcattgaaaacatATATATATGCGATCTAGGTACTATCTTGAAGCAATGAGAATTTCCAATGGTAGAGACATATTTCTACTGATTAGCTTAAGTAACCTTTTTCTTCTAATGCGTAAGATTTTCTACAATACCAAAGCTGCAGCAACAGTGCATTTGTAAATAACTTCCTTATCAGACTCTTATTAAGGCAATGACatgagattttttttcttttcttattaaaGCTGCTGGCTCTCTTTCTCCAATAAATTAAGCTGGTCATTTATAGCACCTGTCTTGATCGTAACACTGGTAAGTCATAAATTTTGGATCTTTTTTTATATTGTCTATGGAGAATGATTTGCATTGCATTGCACTTGCAGGGTTCTCGTTAAGTTTTGGAGTAGACGGCTAGGATGTAAAAGTAGGCGGCTTGGCAAGCGAGTGCCTTTTTCACTTTCCTCTATTTCCTGGAAAAGTAGGCGGCTCAATACCCGAAGTAGCCGGTTTTTTAGCCGGCCGCCGGCCGTTAATGAGATCCCTGCACTTGTAACGTACTTTCTATGAAGGAtcaaaaagaaagccaaattattaaagaacaaacaaacagcaagCCGATATGGATTAGATCACTTGTTTGATCTGACAAACACCAGCGGGATAACTATCAACTGGTGCTTGCTTAATTTTCGAATTTCCTTTTTGTGCATGAAAAGCACATTTCGTTTGAATGTTTTGACACACAGTGGTTAATTTTCTTTCATCGTGGTTCAACTTCAGCGAGAATAAAATTGAGGCTGACGGGCTCGAATCTTAGCATTGGAAGATTTCACTTCTTAGGTAGCCTCAACTTCATGCTTGATCCAGTCCTGCAGTGGGCATATGCAACTGATCtatttgcatgtttttcttGTACTTACTTGTAGGTAAACGTCATAATACTTGTTGCCGTGTTGCGCGAGATGCGAAACTTGAAAGATCTCAACCCAACAAGGTTGAAGTCCTTTAAGTACGTTCTGTCGGTGAAAGGAAGGTGTAAATTTATGTTctatttttttacttctttatcATGATTGTGTCTTTCAAAGATTTGCCCTTGTCAGGACGATGAAGAAACAGGCTGGTGCAAAATCTGAAATTCTCAAGAAGAGCCAACCAGTGAGGCAACGTGCTCCAGTGGTTAAGGCGGACTTGAAAATCTTATGTCCCCTAGTTcgagcaacctcgttcccaggttgAAGTTCAAGTCCCCCTCTGCCCACCAGCTGGATTAGTTCCAgtctctggttcaactcctcgtcTGCACTTGTACACTGTCAAGTGGTCTGCCTTCTGCCAGTTTGGGATTCTTAACGCGTTTAGACAGGAGCCCATCATGGGCTCCTGGTTTAGTTTATTTCAGTAGTCTGTTTTATTGGTCGTGAACAACCCCTGGGGAGAAAGGTCAATGAAATACACGTTTACATTTAGCTCTGAAAACCTTGACTTAGTGTGGGGAGGGGGGTGTCTAATTACTTATTTGCTTCTGTGCAAGATTGAAATCTTGGACATTTCAAATGCTAAATTGAGACCACCTCTCCCTCGATTTCAACGAAGGCAAATTCATCGGTGATTTTAAGGGAGAGTGAGGTGAATTTCTTTGTTGTGTTCTATCCGAGGTTGTAGTTGAAAGGCTTTTTATTAATTTCCACTTGGTgattttttaatcttttctcTTAAGGAACCGGGTATAGAAAGCACTAGCCACTGACAGGCCAACGCAAAAATATAGCTAAGAAACGCAACTGGCAGAAGGCAGCCATTTGGTTGTTCACAAGGTGTGGTGGAGTTCAATTCAAGACCACCTTATAGACCCAGCCCGAGTGGTGGTTTGAGCAACATTTTAGCCCGTTTCCGGCGCTCTATCTGCTGACTCTAACCGCCATGATATCCCTGGATTGCTCTactgaaattttgctgcacTTGAACTATTGACGTCTTCTTACCGCTTGGGGTTCAAATATGTATATTGTATTGAGAGAACATTTCATGCCCATTATATGCAGGCACACATTCGTTCACTTAGGGCCTACACAGACTAGGgatttagttgtcgacaactatttGTGATCCACAACTAAATAAGTCCGATAGAGGGATTCCGCACACAGGCGCTCAAATAGTGATTTAACAACCGATACGCAGGGAGGTAGAGCACCAAGAGCTTACTCATGCTCACGTGTTCGTGTATTTAAAATGGGGGCAAGAAAAAAGAGAACGTAGAAAAATTGATTTGGTTGATGTAATATGCAAGGAAGAAACTACTATTGCAGATGGGGATCAAGATGAGCCTGATTTGGTAAAACTTAGGACAAAAACCATATCTAACAAGGAGAAAACATCCCTTTATCGATCAGTTGCCGAACGACTTGCAGGGAGAGGATATGAAATCAGAAATCCCAAAGGGATTACACGCATGTGGGACTTATTATTCAGTGACTACATGCGGGCTAAAGACGTGCTAACGACTAAGTCCGGAGTGAAAACTCTCAAGACGTCTCCTTGGGTCAATACCATAGCGCGCAGATCTAAAAGTAGTCcacaactaaaacaaaagttttcacacACTAGAAAAACGCCAAAAAATGAGGCCGTCGACAACTATTAGTTGTTGACAACTAAGCAGTTTCCCTTTTCGAAAAGGGAAACTgcttagttgtcgacaactaataATTTGGGGTTTAGTTGTCGAAAACTTGCGCCACAGACTACGTTTTTTCGTTGTCGAAAACTTTTAGTTGGCGATCACaaatagttgtcgacaactacaTCTCTAGTCTGTAGAGGCCCTTACAGTATTGCGCTAGCTTTCCTTatattctttgctttttttgtagAAAGGGATTGAAAGCTTGCATCATATTGGCTCCTTTGCTGGGTTTGACGTGGGTCTTTGGATTACTAACAGCCACAGACGCAGGATTGGTGTTCCAGTATATCTTTACTATTTTAAACTCCACTCAGGTTGGtgtgataattaacagttattcttcgaggacgcgctggatatgagctgatatatgtaaccaacgaggccgtaggccgagttggttattatcagctcatatccggcaagtcccagaagaataactgttttagtaaaatttcaagcaattctgttgatttcttcgggtgaaacctcctcaaatcgtgacattttctttaccgacgacaccgcgaaaacattttttccgacctccaaaatttcagcacaagaaattcgccatcagtttttccttatttggtcaaacttaacgataatggctcatatgatgggcttagggaaccaatcagaaagctggaaaatcgttatcctgagctaaaaactTACTAATTATGCTTGGAGCCCATTAAGAGCCCTTATATTGCGTACAGTGGCTTGGAGTCGATCTTTCCCCAGGAAGGTTTATTTTTACAACGAGTCTACAGGGACCCCTTTCGCAACAACAGTGGAATAGCCAATAAAAGAAGAGCTATAACAATGAATGCCTTACATTATCTGACGACCATCGAAGCTAAAATTATAGAGAGAGGTTCTGAACGCAACTCTACCCGGGAAAGGGCTGACTCAAGGAATACAAGATGGAAATAGAGCCACGAAATTGTGGGCTCGTCGCATTAGCTGTTTCTTTAAGTAACAGTGTTAACAACACATGCAGCAGAAGAAAACAAGGGATGTTTATTCGATGTTTTAATCGTGACCAAAAATCAAGCCTTTATCGTACGTATATTACACGAACGTAAACTCATCTTTCGAGGTGTGCTGGTTCTGTTATAGCGAGTAAAACACCTGATTTACTACAGCCTCTATTTAATACACAGGGTCTACTTATATTTCTCTTACACGTTGTGAGAAACAGTGATGTTCGAGCAGAAATTCACCACAAGCTTCTAAAGTGGAGATTTGAAAGATCTGTTAACCGCGTACAGGAAAAGAGCTCGACCTCCACCTCTCGAGCCAAGCAAAGATGTTGCGCGGAGTCTCGAGACGAAGTGGAAGACACTCAACATTCACTTTGATTGCTGTGTGGTTATAACACGACACTATACGCAAGTACAGAAGTTGAATCAATGGAACGACGAGGTTTAACAACAGGACGCATTTTCGTAGGGCGCTTCTCTTGTGTATGTTGCCGGGTAAAAATGCAAAGCGCTTACTCTATACAACTAACAGTGATGTAAGCTTGATAGGTTACTTTTCGTAGATTTACGTTTCTTGTTATCTATACTATCATGGAAATCCGAGTAAGAAGCAAAGCTCAGCTAATCCAAGCTCAGCTAATAGAGTGTTTTACTCACGAGATCAATGAGCTTgcttttcaaccaaaacaaaagtaaacgtttgcataagaatagagatcaattcccggaggattagTTTGGGACAGTAACATGGCCACTGATCCTTTGTTTAtaaacaccaacatggccgtcgtgTCGTctcgtgaaaacactctataagCAAACAAAGTCGAAGATTGACCTAAACCTTGGTCCGATCACATGACTTAGAACTTGGCCACCTGGGTTAAATTAGTTGAGGACACAAGCTAACCAGACCGTATTATGCCCTCAGTAGCATTATTTAGATGATAAACAGACCTTTTTAGCATGtaggttttgttttcccatttcagaccacgtgatgtttCAAAtactttcaaatgtcgtcttatgcacgcgCATATGTACGCCTAActtataaagaaaacaaaagaaaaattgccTTGAGAACATCACATGGTctaaaatgggaaaacaaaacggcCAAAAAGGTCCATTTACTTGAAAACGGTGAGCtgatgttaaaaagaaaaaagcttattttaaaaagaaaaaaagacagagCCTCGCCTATATATAAGCTATAAGCGTTATCAGAGACTGCCAGAGAGAGACAACCTGTTCTTTGTCTATTTAATTTGTTACCTTGCTGAGTTTTGTCCTGTCTTTCTGTGGGCCCAATTTTTAGCTAAACTGCTTGTGCATCACCTATAAATTATTTCTCATAATTAATGTTAGAGTAAATGACAGATTACCTCTGAAGGCATAAGCTGTCTAAGGTGTCGTAAGAAAATTTAATCACTACAAGGAGCAGACAGAAGCAAGCTAAGTTACGAAGGTTCTATCGCAGGTGCTAGTCCCCATTTCAAAGCAAGTTAACTGTTTATCAATCCAGTTCTGTTTTCCTTAACTGGCACTATGGTGTCATTGTAACCATAATTTTTCATCTCATCTTTAAAGTCCCAGTAAggaataaatcaataaattgaaattaatcaAAAGTGCAGCTCTTCATTCTGATGACTTTAACCATCTCATTCCCTATTTTGGTAGCCTGGGAACTAGATAGGTGGAAGGTACCatttaacccccccccccccccctgattTGGCCAGTTTTCTAGCTTTTcaacaaatgcgcatgcgtacatTTCGATTTGATATTATCCTATCCTTTTGAACATCGGACAGCGTGGTGTCTTTCGAATCCAGGACTGGCTGACATATGTAAAGTTGAAAAATCCTCTTGAATGTATTTTCAAGGTAACTGTTGtcaacagataaaaaaaaacaaaatcacgcaaaatcatcagttttaGTCTGAGGAATCTCTGCTCTACGAAAACGGTTTTATAATACGATTGAAAACCGCTTCTTTTTGGTGCATTCCATATCCGTGGTTCACTGTTCCTCCTTAAATTTTACGTTCACTTGCAATGCGCATGTCCTAGACTGTCCATGACCTTCAGTCTCTCgtggttgtgaagttgttcttGATGTAAGCCCTTCTAAATTGCTTCTGGCAAGAAAATGGCACCCTCACCGGACGCTAAAACGTTCTTCAAAACTGAAGGAGGAAGAGGACAGCCGGAATCTAGTGATTTGCGAGAATTAGTCGACAAGGCGAACAAGTCTGGCAAGGAGGGAACTGGAGTAAATGGTATTCTGCTTGGGCCACCCGGCGCTGGGAAAGGAACGCAGGTTTGTAAACTATGTTTCTAAACTGTTGAATATATTTAAGAGTAAACTTGTACAGCAGCAGGCTGTTCATGAGAAAAGCAACGAGAATGCCTGGTTAATATTCACTCCAGGCATAACCTTGCTTCGTGGCAGGTATCGGACGCCTTAATAAAGAAAGTGAAAGTGCTAGTGAAAGCAACTACGTTTCCTCCCCATTTAGTCTTTCTGTACTTTGGTAGTTCAGCAGTTTACTTCCCAGCGTACCGTGGATGTTTGTAATTCATTAAGATCAAACGCAGGTGTGTATTTACTTAAAAGCGTCGATTAAAAGTTGTCGAACACATGATGGCTCTTTATTTTTGATTAATTTTACCTCTGACCATAGAtcataaaatatatttatgctgAGTAACGCGGAGGGCACCAGGCCCCAACGCGTAAAATTGGTCAATTAGTATAGGAAATGACAcggtttctaggggtatttATCCCGAAGAAACCATACTGTTTCCTATTTAtactacaaggcaaagaaatttcacACTTTACATAGCTGACATAATTTTTACAattaagtatttcaaatttggcttaagTACTATAGCCAATCACGTTTTAGAAATTTGTTTGCCTGTAGTATAATCAAGTAAAATTTTTTGTGTTGGTcaatcattattttattattgcatCATTAATTCTGTCAGTTTTTgaagtgttgtttttttcatcaGGCACCAAAACTAGCCGAGAGGTTTTGTGTTTGTCACCTAGCGACAGGTAATTATACACTTTTTAGTGAGGCAATATCTTTTCTTTAGCAGTGTATCTTTTTCactattatttttaattaaatgtATTACAATATATGCCGGTAGAAGCATTGTGTATGAAATTTTGATTGAACTATTTAATTTATTCTGAGAGTTTCTTTTGCTATAGTTGAGGAGTGGCCATTTCAGAcggttaaataaaattaaccatttcctgcccaaggggttccccattgacgagtaaaatcttctggtcttagacagagtaaaatctacataaatgccaattggcactcacatgcgggaaagggttaaatggggacatagtttttgatgatgttaaccttttcctgcccaaggggttcaccattgacgagtaaaatcgtctggcgttagacagagtaaaatctatataagtgccaattggcactca includes:
- the LOC136923681 gene encoding adhesion G-protein coupled receptor D1-like isoform X2 gives rise to the protein MHRTENNLLWRIVFILVVLTIQGTFATRYGFEPIPEPVNWTTAAHRTKLAIITTLDESCDLALFVRNLTGEYWTPLRLNEDGKCQWGLNKTQVGDTCKKLLDKKQPGNCYVLRKHSMKLQPRNCSNSYHYMEIYSDDGSFQQNPDYSDECRVYKIRSCLHRETHAYANSSEWKALPYPWSCHKVASGELIGHCEIRRKAFNCCDYYCRPGNLTYTNNIGGNLSVALQKSPAGFGEKVEIVFKTGDMISLASAVFNNTGRIIAATLQETEEGMLTWKHSNNYTLRSNVIGVELSPPYNKTLCHLINITYSHAKVPHRDVKRKCVFWQANPGWSNGSWSSHGCSLLNGSSLEKTICTCNHLTSFAVLMQFNSPQKPISSEDKVALSVITYVGCLLSMMGELLVILVYIVFMKFKAEGIQIRLNLVTALFCAQLVFITGINATHNKSTCVSVAVLLHYLFLASFLWMLLEGVYLYVLIVEVFSTIKVWYLYVFAWGSPIIPVVISLGISSKDGGVLQNYTNPNFCWLSFSNKLSWSFIAPVLIVTLVNVIILVAVLREMRNLKDLNPTRLKSFKKGLKACIILAPLLGLTWVFGLLTATDAGLVFQYIFTILNSTQGLLIFLLHVVRNSDVRAEIHHKLLKWRFERSVNRVQEKSSTSTSRAKQRCCAESRDEVEDTQHSL
- the LOC136923681 gene encoding adhesion G-protein coupled receptor D1-like isoform X1; translated protein: MHRTENNLLWRIVFILVVLTIQGTFATRYGFEPIPEPVNWTTAAHRTKLAIITTLDESCDLALFVRNLTGEYWTPLRLNEDGKCQWGLNKTQVGDTCKKLLDKKQPGNCYVLRKHSMKLQPRNCSNSYHYMEIYSDDGSFQQNPDYSDECRVYKIRSCLHRETHAYANSSEWKALPYPWSCHKVASGELIGHCEIRRKAFNCCDYYCRPGNLTYTNNIGGNLSVALQKSPAGFGEKVEIVFKTGDMISLASAVFNNTGRIIAATLQETEEGMLTWKHSNNYTLRSNVIGVELSPPYNKTLCHLINITYSHAKVPHRDVKRKCVFWQANPGWSNGSWSSHGCSLLNGSSLEKTICTCNHLTSFAVLMQFNSPQKPISSEDKVALSVITYVGCLLSMMGELLVILVYIVFMKFKAEGIQIRLNLVTALFCAQLVFITGINATHNKSTCVSVAVLLHYLFLASFLWMLLEGVYLYVLIVEVFSTIKVWYLYVFAWGSPIIPVVISLGISSKDGGVLQNYTNPNFCWLSFSNKLSWSFIAPVLIVTLVNVIILVAVLREMRNLKDLNPTRLKSFKYVLSVKGRKGLKACIILAPLLGLTWVFGLLTATDAGLVFQYIFTILNSTQGLLIFLLHVVRNSDVRAEIHHKLLKWRFERSVNRVQEKSSTSTSRAKQRCCAESRDEVEDTQHSL